One Janthinobacterium sp. TB1-E2 genomic region harbors:
- a CDS encoding DUF4123 domain-containing protein: MFPSDWKVSLHTRLQAFRRQFPEAHIYALIDGVFDESCYPLLKRTQHLRYEALFSGAPGANEETLSISPLLVEFDDTARFTWERLLEKTNGHPALSLIVTPEPLQQLAARLASWCIVDAADYTVALSFADTRILPPLFNILTAQQLGQFCGPAHRWQYVTRKADWSDLTLPGEALPAALGISLSEQQCAQLMRAAEGDGILFQVRATSPRLLEPHTAEHAHALIEYWLGCADHARLETPPDRFDVCIFGLENPGLQTRPQIASWLAEPARAQTPDSLFELWMAEQSSADVPTLSVEAKS; encoded by the coding sequence ATGTTTCCTTCTGACTGGAAAGTGTCATTGCACACGCGCTTGCAGGCGTTTCGCCGTCAGTTTCCCGAGGCGCACATTTATGCGTTGATCGATGGTGTTTTTGACGAGTCGTGTTATCCATTGCTTAAGCGCACGCAGCATCTGCGATATGAGGCGTTGTTTTCCGGTGCGCCAGGTGCGAATGAAGAAACTTTGTCCATCTCGCCGCTGCTTGTTGAATTTGACGATACAGCTCGTTTTACTTGGGAACGACTACTTGAAAAAACCAATGGTCATCCGGCGCTCAGCCTGATTGTCACGCCGGAGCCGTTGCAACAACTGGCTGCCCGTTTGGCATCATGGTGCATCGTCGATGCCGCAGACTATACGGTGGCGTTGTCGTTTGCCGATACCCGCATTTTGCCGCCGCTTTTCAATATATTGACGGCGCAGCAGTTGGGCCAGTTTTGCGGGCCGGCACACCGTTGGCAATACGTCACGCGCAAAGCCGACTGGAGTGATTTGACCTTGCCTGGTGAAGCGCTACCGGCGGCGCTTGGTATATCGTTAAGTGAGCAGCAATGCGCTCAACTGATGCGGGCGGCGGAAGGCGACGGCATCTTGTTTCAAGTGCGCGCAACCAGTCCTCGCTTGCTGGAACCACATACTGCCGAACATGCCCATGCCCTGATCGAATATTGGCTGGGTTGTGCCGATCATGCGCGGCTCGAAACACCGCCAGATCGATTTGACGTATGCATATTTGGCCTCGAAAACCCAGGTCTGCAAACACGGCCGCAAATTGCGTCCTGGCTAGCAGAGCCTGCTAGGGCGCAAACACCCGATTCATTGTTTGAACTCTGGATGGCAGAGCAATCCTCTGCTGATGTGCCGACCTTATCAGTGGAGGCAAAGTCATGA
- a CDS encoding type VI secretion system Vgr family protein has translation MTQDIVSAVAAFNGATRLYALSIGDDGQDSGLLVEAFAADERLQEVGARDIIALSTSAHVALASLLGQPASLHISLADGTRTPFSGYISAAATLGSNGGLARYRLRITPWLWLLTQARNSRVWQDRSVSAIVDEVLQAYAPYALWRWSDEVASFMQEAGERSYCCQYRESDYDFVRRLLTEEGLAWRFDGQTMIVFADSSQVCATPEDASSAQGGGLRFHGARVGEPGDSVQALSARRSLQVGLSSVLSYDYKAKKAVAASVPTNTALGGKNAPVLESYDTPGQYWYASAAQAQRYAQLQMQAHEARAQLWQARSTVRTLRAGTRFTLTQGPLPPADGAAPEYVVLRVASIGVNNLPVPALEGLAELFGPIPELLEETVAQWGDGFPDAAAAIAQAQASGYANCIEMITASTPWRPLQDGNDARQHATPTALGSQSAIVVGADGNDAASGADEIYCDRLGRVRIRFHWQQETAATCWVRVAQRAAGGGMGSQFLPRIGQEVLVQFLENDIDRPVIVGALYNGQGEGGSKPTPGGVGGESGDAGVFQPSHDHAVAGQGNLAGGNSPLWHGAAGASAAHRNAGAQWGIRSKEFGKAGGAAGYNQLLFDDTDSQGRVQLKSSHAASELTLGHLIHGADNYRGSLRGAGAELRTDAYGAVRAGAGLLISSYLVNHDARARDPAGDNAPGMALLKQAAKLGETFSEAAVTHQGVAYAAHLGATAPGSSALDAKAAPLPAFLTSASGMLSRDSADAARSDAAGKPTAPADDKLPHSSDAIIAVAAKAGLGVVAGQDMQLANGETATLMSGLDTQFASGGQWRLHTGQAIGMLGGVVKPGEGELGVQLVAASQPIEVQAQSDEIKVQAREEVNVTSANAHIDWAAAKSIRLSTAGGANITIEGGNITIQCPGKITVFAGKKSFIGPERLTYPLPRFSRSICKRCRRSAAESGSPFSMVEE, from the coding sequence TTGACACAAGATATCGTTAGCGCGGTAGCCGCCTTCAACGGCGCGACACGCCTGTATGCATTGTCCATCGGCGACGATGGACAGGACAGCGGCTTGCTGGTCGAAGCCTTTGCCGCCGACGAACGGCTGCAGGAGGTGGGCGCGCGCGACATCATCGCCTTGTCCACCAGCGCCCATGTGGCGCTGGCGTCCCTGCTGGGCCAGCCGGCCAGCCTGCATATCAGCCTGGCGGACGGCACGCGCACCCCATTTTCCGGCTATATCAGCGCCGCCGCCACGCTGGGCAGCAATGGCGGCCTGGCGCGCTACCGGCTGCGCATCACGCCATGGCTGTGGCTGCTGACCCAGGCGCGTAACAGCCGCGTCTGGCAAGACAGGAGCGTGAGCGCCATCGTCGACGAGGTCTTGCAGGCGTATGCGCCGTACGCGCTGTGGCGCTGGAGCGACGAGGTGGCGTCATTCATGCAGGAGGCGGGCGAGCGCAGCTATTGCTGCCAGTACCGCGAATCGGACTACGATTTCGTGCGCCGGCTGCTGACGGAAGAAGGGCTGGCCTGGCGGTTTGACGGTCAGACCATGATCGTCTTTGCCGACAGCAGCCAGGTGTGCGCCACGCCCGAGGACGCCAGCAGCGCGCAGGGCGGCGGCTTGCGCTTTCATGGCGCGCGCGTCGGCGAGCCGGGCGACAGCGTGCAGGCCTTGAGCGCGCGGCGCAGCCTGCAGGTGGGCCTGAGCAGCGTACTCAGCTATGACTACAAGGCGAAAAAGGCCGTGGCCGCCAGCGTGCCGACCAACACGGCGCTCGGCGGCAAGAATGCGCCGGTGCTGGAAAGCTACGATACGCCGGGCCAGTACTGGTACGCCAGCGCCGCCCAGGCGCAGCGCTATGCGCAGTTGCAGATGCAGGCGCATGAAGCGCGCGCCCAGCTGTGGCAAGCCCGCTCGACCGTGCGAACCCTGCGCGCCGGCACGCGTTTTACCCTGACGCAGGGACCATTGCCGCCCGCCGATGGCGCCGCACCCGAGTATGTCGTGCTGCGCGTGGCCAGCATCGGCGTCAACAACCTGCCGGTGCCGGCACTGGAGGGATTGGCGGAACTGTTCGGCCCGATACCGGAATTGCTGGAGGAAACCGTGGCGCAGTGGGGCGACGGTTTTCCCGATGCCGCCGCCGCGATCGCGCAGGCGCAAGCCAGCGGTTACGCCAACTGCATCGAGATGATCACAGCAAGCACGCCGTGGCGTCCGCTGCAGGATGGCAACGATGCGCGCCAGCATGCCACGCCGACGGCCCTGGGCAGCCAGAGCGCCATCGTCGTGGGCGCCGATGGCAATGACGCGGCCAGCGGCGCCGATGAAATCTATTGCGACAGGCTGGGCCGGGTGCGCATCCGCTTTCACTGGCAACAGGAAACGGCCGCGACCTGCTGGGTGCGCGTGGCGCAGCGCGCGGCTGGCGGCGGCATGGGCAGCCAGTTCCTGCCGCGCATCGGCCAGGAAGTGCTGGTGCAATTTTTGGAAAACGATATCGACCGGCCCGTCATCGTCGGCGCGCTGTACAACGGCCAGGGCGAGGGCGGAAGCAAACCGACCCCGGGCGGTGTTGGCGGCGAGTCGGGCGACGCCGGCGTTTTCCAGCCGTCACACGATCACGCTGTGGCGGGCCAGGGCAATCTGGCGGGCGGCAACAGTCCCTTGTGGCATGGCGCCGCCGGAGCCAGTGCGGCGCACCGCAATGCCGGCGCGCAATGGGGCATCCGCAGCAAGGAGTTCGGCAAGGCGGGAGGAGCGGCGGGCTACAACCAGCTGTTGTTCGACGACACGGACAGCCAGGGCCGGGTACAGCTGAAAAGCAGCCATGCGGCCAGCGAACTCACTCTTGGCCACTTGATCCACGGCGCCGACAATTACCGGGGCAGCCTGCGCGGCGCCGGCGCCGAGCTGCGCACCGATGCGTATGGCGCGGTGCGGGCGGGCGCCGGGCTCCTGATTTCCAGCTACCTCGTCAACCACGACGCGCGGGCACGCGACCCGGCCGGCGACAATGCGCCCGGCATGGCGCTGCTCAAGCAGGCGGCCAAGCTGGGCGAGACTTTCAGCGAGGCGGCCGTCACGCATCAGGGGGTGGCCTATGCGGCGCACTTGGGGGCGACGGCGCCCGGCAGCAGTGCGCTCGATGCCAAGGCCGCGCCGTTGCCGGCATTCTTGACCAGTGCCTCGGGCATGCTGAGCCGCGACAGCGCGGACGCCGCCAGGAGCGACGCGGCCGGTAAACCCACGGCGCCGGCCGACGACAAGCTGCCGCACAGCAGCGACGCCATCATCGCGGTGGCGGCCAAGGCGGGCCTGGGCGTGGTGGCGGGCCAGGATATGCAACTGGCCAACGGCGAAACGGCAACACTGATGAGCGGGCTCGATACACAGTTCGCCAGCGGCGGCCAATGGCGATTGCACACGGGCCAGGCGATCGGCATGCTGGGCGGTGTCGTCAAGCCGGGCGAGGGCGAGCTGGGCGTCCAGCTGGTGGCGGCCAGCCAGCCCATCGAGGTGCAGGCCCAGTCCGACGAGATCAAGGTGCAGGCGCGCGAAGAGGTCAATGTCACCAGCGCCAACGCGCACATCGACTGGGCGGCGGCGAAAAGCATCCGCCTGTCGACGGCGGGCGGCGCCAACATCACGATCGAGGGCGGCAACATCACGATCCAGTGCCCGGGCAAGATTACCGTGTTTGCAGGCAAGAAAAGTTTTATCGGGCCGGAGCGGCTGACTTATCCGTTGCCCAGATTCTCCCGTTCCATATGTAAACGATGCAGGCGTAGCGCAGCCGAATCAGGTTCGCCTTTTTCCATGGTGGAAGAGTGA
- the tal gene encoding transaldolase, producing the protein MNQLEQLKQFTTVVADTGDFQSIQAYTPRDATTNPSLILKAVQKDEYKPLLEKAVRDHPNASTAEIIDRLLIAFGVEILQTIPGRVSTEVDARLSFDTEGTVAKGRDLIALYSNAGIPRERVLIKIASTWEGIRAAAILEKEGIRCNMTLLFSLAQAIACAEAGAQLISPFVGRIYDWYKKSTGIDYMGAEDPGVQSVRRIYNYYRKFGYKTEVMGASFRNTSQILELAGCDLLTISPDLLQKLADSDAPVERKLSAEAAPSTSIVQMSLNEEAFRFMMNEDAMATEKLAEGIRAFCIDSGKLKQMIAALR; encoded by the coding sequence ATGAACCAACTCGAACAACTGAAGCAATTTACTACCGTGGTGGCCGACACCGGCGACTTCCAATCGATCCAGGCATACACGCCGCGCGATGCGACGACGAATCCGTCGCTGATCCTGAAGGCCGTGCAAAAGGATGAATACAAGCCGCTGCTGGAAAAGGCCGTGCGCGACCATCCGAACGCCTCGACCGCCGAAATCATCGACCGCCTGCTGATCGCCTTTGGCGTGGAAATCCTGCAAACCATCCCCGGCCGCGTCTCCACCGAAGTCGATGCGCGCCTGTCGTTCGACACGGAAGGCACGGTCGCCAAGGGCCGCGACCTGATCGCCCTGTATTCGAATGCCGGCATTCCGCGCGAGCGCGTGCTGATCAAGATCGCCTCCACCTGGGAAGGCATCCGCGCCGCCGCCATCCTGGAAAAGGAAGGCATCCGCTGCAACATGACCCTGCTGTTCTCGCTGGCCCAGGCGATTGCCTGCGCCGAAGCGGGCGCCCAGCTCATTTCGCCGTTCGTCGGCCGCATCTACGACTGGTACAAGAAATCGACGGGTATCGATTACATGGGCGCGGAAGACCCGGGCGTGCAATCGGTCCGCCGCATCTACAACTACTACCGCAAATTCGGCTACAAGACCGAGGTGATGGGCGCGAGCTTCCGCAACACGTCGCAAATCCTCGAACTGGCCGGCTGCGACCTGCTCACCATCAGCCCCGACCTGCTGCAAAAACTGGCCGACAGCGATGCGCCGGTGGAACGCAAGCTGAGCGCCGAAGCGGCGCCATCGACCAGCATCGTGCAAATGTCGCTGAACGAAGAAGCCTTCCGCTTCATGATGAATGAAGACGCGATGGCGACGGAAAAACTGGCCGAAGGCATCCGCGCCTTCTGCATCGATTCCGGCAAGCTGAAACAGATGATCGCGGCGCTGCGTTAA